In Topomyia yanbarensis strain Yona2022 chromosome 2, ASM3024719v1, whole genome shotgun sequence, one DNA window encodes the following:
- the LOC131678314 gene encoding DEAD-box helicase Dbp80-like, with amino-acid sequence MSQDGHSVAVLSGDLTVEQRLDALDRFRTGLEKVQIITNVLSRGIDVEQVTIVVNFDLPMDQQGRADCETYLHRIRRTGRFERNHHQPSGQ; translated from the exons ATGTCCCAGGATGGTCACTCGGTAGCGGTACTGTCCGGTGATCTAACGGTGGAGCAACGGTTGGACGCTCTGGATCGATTCCGAACCGGACTAGAGAAGGTACAGATTATAACGAACGTTTTGTCCAGGG GTATCGACGTCGAACAGGTGACCATTGTCGTCAACTTCGACTTACCGATGGATCAGCAGGGACGAGCCGATTGCGAAACGTATCTACATCGAATTAGACGCACCGGTAGATTCG AACGGAATCACCATCAACCTAGTGGGCAGTGA